In Mauremys reevesii isolate NIE-2019 linkage group 16, ASM1616193v1, whole genome shotgun sequence, a single window of DNA contains:
- the LOC120384207 gene encoding ferritin heavy chain A-like, with amino-acid sequence MESQVRQNFHAECDAAVNSMVNLELYASYVYLSMSYYFDRDDVALRHMAQFLKEQSHEEQEHAEKFLKYQNKRGGRIVLQAIKKPERDEWGNSLEALQCALQLEKTLNQALLDLHKLAMEKNDPHLCDFLESEYLEEQVKAIKQLGDHVTNLKRLGVPQNGMGEYLFDKLTLGESS; translated from the exons ATGGAATCCCAGGTGCGCCAGAACTTCCATGCTGAATGCGATGCTGCTGTGAACAGCATGGTAAACCTGGAGCTGTATGCTAGCTATGTCTACTTGTCCATG TCCTACTACTTTGACCGTGATGATGTGGCCCTCAGACACATGGCCCAGTTTCTGAAGGAGCAGTCCCATGAGGAGCAGGAGCATGCAGAGAAGTTCCTGAAATACCAGAACAAGCGAGGGGGACGCATTGTCCTGCAGGCCATCAAG AAGCCAGAGCGGGATGAATGGGGGAACAGCTTGGAGGCCCTGCAGTGTGCCCTGCAGCTGGAGAAGACTCTGAACCAGGCACTGCTGGACCTGCACAAGCTGGCTATGGAGAAGAATGATCCCCAT TTATGTGACTTCTTGGAGTCTGAGTAtctggaggagcaggtgaaggcCATCAAGCAGCTGGGAGACCATGTCACCAACCTGAAGCGCCTGGGAGTGCCCCAGAATGGCATGGGAGAGTACCTGTTTGACAAGCTCACTCTGGGGGAGAGCAGCTGA